In Flavobacteriales bacterium, one genomic interval encodes:
- a CDS encoding GAF domain-containing protein, with the protein METITVTKTPDRALIYDELIPQIRALINGERDSIAAMANVAAAIHQTFGWFWVGFYRVQGPELVLGPFQGPVACMRIGLGKGVCGTAWKEKRTIVVPDVDLFPGHIACNALSRSEIVVPMLNNEGVVEAVLDIDSVDPNTFTEADRIGLEQICQVLQQAIHAA; encoded by the coding sequence ATGGAGACCATAACCGTAACGAAGACGCCAGACCGTGCATTGATCTATGATGAGCTCATTCCGCAAATTCGTGCGTTGATCAACGGTGAGCGTGATAGCATTGCTGCCATGGCGAATGTGGCCGCCGCGATCCATCAGACTTTCGGGTGGTTCTGGGTCGGTTTTTACCGTGTGCAAGGTCCTGAACTTGTGCTGGGACCTTTCCAAGGTCCTGTAGCGTGCATGCGCATCGGTCTTGGGAAGGGTGTTTGCGGAACAGCCTGGAAAGAAAAACGAACGATAGTGGTACCCGATGTTGACCTCTTCCCGGGCCATATCGCTTGCAACGCACTGAGCCGATCTGAGATCGTTGTGCCCATGTTGAACAATGAAGGTGTTGTGGAAGCAGTGTTGGATATCGATAGCGTAGACCCGAACACATTCACCGAAGCGGACCGCATTGGACTTGAACAAATATGCCAAGTGCTACAGCAAGCTATCCATGCAGCATAA